One genomic segment of Corynebacterium durum includes these proteins:
- the feoB gene encoding ferrous iron transport protein B translates to MATKASAPTTCRCESHGKTAPAGSPVIALVGAPNAGKSTLFNGLTGAKARMGNWPGTTVEVSRGAWKVGETTYDVIDFPGAYSLDPISPDEKLTRDLVIDCEDKERPDLVLVAVDAASLGRSLYMVSQLAEKPFRTVVVMTKTDVADSFGTTIDAKVLEKALGVRVLEVDPRHRSNLVAVGEAVTEEMRKEPKVLRPVTVPAGADPTVSEFDLADARFAWVEKAVSAATTNNDKRPTSWSERIDKVALHPVFGPLMFLATMWIVFQITTTVAKPMQDGLDALFGGPVSDAVRSGLQAVGLTHPLFEGLIVNGLIGGVGMVLTFAPLMALMFLCLAVLEDSGYMARAAVVTDRLMKSIGLPGKAFIPLIVGFGCNVPAISATRVLTQPRQRLLTALLIPFTSCSARLTVYVMLAATFYPNSSGTVVFAMYLISIGLVVLVGLAMKNSLWRRMGSEPLVIDLPVYQVPGPKLALSVMWVRLKGFLSTAGGIIVVTVTVVFLLQSTPMVSGYSFADENLQPQDSVYGKVSDGIAPIFAPAGFDSWSIAGTLITGFVAKEAVISSWAQTYALDDPTEEDSEQQGTSPLAQAIKQDFNNASGGHTHAAVWAFMVFLLAYTPCVATLAAQRREIGLKWTLIGIAIQLFTAWALAVVIFQVLKLWL, encoded by the coding sequence GTGGCAACGAAAGCTAGCGCGCCAACCACCTGCCGTTGCGAAAGCCATGGAAAAACCGCCCCCGCAGGTTCTCCTGTTATTGCCCTTGTGGGTGCTCCCAATGCCGGAAAATCGACCCTGTTTAACGGGTTGACCGGCGCCAAGGCACGTATGGGTAACTGGCCTGGAACTACCGTTGAGGTCAGCCGTGGTGCGTGGAAAGTGGGTGAGACAACCTACGACGTTATTGACTTCCCAGGTGCCTATTCGTTGGACCCGATTAGCCCAGACGAAAAGTTGACCCGTGATCTTGTCATTGACTGTGAAGACAAGGAACGTCCTGATCTAGTTTTGGTAGCGGTCGATGCCGCAAGTCTAGGCCGGAGCCTTTATATGGTGTCTCAGCTGGCGGAAAAGCCGTTCCGTACCGTGGTGGTGATGACCAAGACAGACGTGGCTGACTCATTTGGCACCACTATTGATGCCAAAGTACTTGAGAAGGCATTGGGCGTACGAGTGCTTGAGGTAGACCCACGCCACCGCTCAAACCTTGTCGCAGTGGGAGAAGCTGTGACAGAGGAAATGCGTAAGGAGCCCAAGGTTCTTCGCCCCGTCACTGTTCCGGCAGGTGCAGACCCTACAGTCTCGGAATTTGATCTCGCTGATGCCCGCTTCGCGTGGGTGGAAAAAGCTGTGTCGGCAGCAACCACCAACAATGATAAGCGCCCCACTTCCTGGAGCGAACGTATCGATAAGGTTGCCCTTCACCCAGTATTCGGGCCCTTGATGTTCCTGGCTACTATGTGGATCGTTTTCCAAATCACCACCACGGTGGCTAAGCCCATGCAAGATGGGTTGGACGCTTTGTTCGGTGGTCCAGTCAGCGACGCGGTGCGGAGCGGACTACAAGCCGTTGGACTGACGCATCCACTCTTTGAAGGGTTGATCGTCAATGGCTTGATCGGTGGTGTAGGTATGGTCCTCACGTTTGCGCCGCTGATGGCACTCATGTTCTTGTGCCTAGCTGTACTGGAGGATTCCGGCTACATGGCGCGCGCGGCCGTCGTCACGGACCGTTTGATGAAGTCCATTGGGCTTCCAGGCAAAGCATTCATTCCGCTGATCGTTGGTTTTGGATGCAACGTCCCAGCTATCTCTGCAACACGCGTACTGACACAACCTCGGCAACGCCTGCTGACTGCATTGCTGATTCCTTTCACCTCATGCTCGGCACGGTTAACGGTCTACGTGATGCTGGCCGCCACGTTCTATCCCAATAGCTCTGGCACTGTGGTGTTTGCCATGTACCTGATTTCAATTGGACTAGTCGTCCTTGTTGGCCTGGCCATGAAAAATTCCTTGTGGCGCAGGATGGGGTCTGAGCCGCTGGTGATTGACCTTCCCGTATATCAGGTCCCTGGACCGAAACTCGCGCTGTCGGTGATGTGGGTGCGGCTCAAGGGCTTCCTCAGCACTGCTGGTGGAATCATCGTGGTGACAGTTACAGTCGTATTCCTGCTGCAATCCACGCCCATGGTGAGCGGCTACAGCTTCGCCGATGAAAACCTTCAACCGCAAGACAGCGTCTATGGCAAAGTGTCTGATGGCATCGCGCCCATATTCGCCCCAGCTGGTTTTGACTCCTGGTCCATTGCCGGAACATTGATTACTGGTTTTGTGGCAAAAGAAGCTGTGATTTCCTCCTGGGCACAAACCTACGCTCTGGACGACCCCACTGAGGAAGATAGCGAACAGCAAGGCACCTCACCACTAGCTCAAGCCATCAAGCAGGACTTTAATAACGCATCGGGTGGACACACTCATGCCGCAGTGTGGGCATTTATGGTGTTCCTGCTGGCCTACACGCCATGTGTCGCCACGCTGGCTGCACAGCGACGAGAAATTGGCCTGAAATGGACTCTCATCGGCATTGCCATCCAGCTTTTCACCGCTTGGGCTCTGGCAGTGGTGATCTTCCAAGTCCTGAAACTGTGGCTGTAG
- the dapF gene encoding diaminopimelate epimerase — translation MTESNFDDAIPFAKGHGTENDFIILPDPDAALNLTPEFVRQLCDRRAGLGGDGVLRVVRSKALVDAGVLTELPPKVKPEDWFMDYRNADGSIAEMCGNGVRVFAHWVTSRGLVDSNSFIVGTRAGARPVTVHSVTESDAVVSVDMGVPSVLGVSTCTVADYHFAGLGVDVGNPHLACVIPKLTPEALRELPIAEQFTFDPAFFPEGVNIEVLTELVDGRVHMRVHERGSGETRSCGTGTVAAAQAALADAGVDKGEVVVVVPGGEVTVRIDHDGSTLTGPSAIVAEGVLINHA, via the coding sequence ATGACTGAATCCAACTTCGATGATGCCATCCCGTTTGCCAAAGGCCACGGCACAGAAAACGACTTTATTATCCTGCCCGATCCAGACGCGGCACTGAACCTCACGCCAGAGTTTGTACGGCAACTCTGCGATCGACGCGCCGGTTTAGGGGGAGATGGGGTGCTTCGCGTTGTCCGCTCTAAGGCACTGGTCGATGCTGGCGTGCTTACGGAGCTTCCCCCTAAGGTCAAGCCAGAAGACTGGTTTATGGACTACCGCAACGCCGACGGTAGCATCGCTGAAATGTGTGGGAACGGGGTTCGAGTGTTTGCCCACTGGGTGACGTCTCGCGGTCTCGTCGATAGCAATAGCTTTATTGTGGGAACTCGCGCCGGGGCGCGTCCGGTGACTGTGCACTCTGTCACGGAGTCTGATGCTGTGGTCAGCGTCGACATGGGTGTGCCATCGGTTCTGGGTGTCTCCACATGCACAGTTGCGGATTATCATTTCGCAGGCTTGGGGGTTGATGTTGGGAATCCGCATTTGGCTTGCGTTATCCCCAAACTAACCCCTGAGGCACTTCGGGAACTTCCCATTGCTGAACAGTTCACCTTTGACCCAGCGTTTTTCCCAGAGGGAGTCAACATTGAAGTCTTGACCGAGCTTGTCGACGGTCGTGTGCACATGCGGGTGCATGAACGTGGTTCGGGGGAGACCCGGTCTTGCGGTACAGGAACGGTGGCAGCTGCGCAGGCAGCCTTAGCCGACGCGGGCGTCGATAAGGGAGAGGTGGTTGTGGTGGTACCAGGTGGAGAAGTTACTGTTCGCATTGACCATGATGGATCGACACTGACGGGGCCTTCCGCGATTGTGGCGGAAGGCGTGTTGATTAACCACGCTTGA
- a CDS encoding DUF349 domain-containing protein: MTTTPTPKPGPRPGPRPGVTPAVRTQAAARPTVHRDPTRWGRIDDDGSVYVITASGERLIGSWQAGTREEGLAHYHTRFEDLVTEVELLENRLKAHPDDAAAIRGNAETLRATLPTAAAIGDLDSLDTRLAGVIRDSESADEKVKADRAQRRVEATARKEALVEEAEQIGESSEDWKSAGDRLREIFEEWKTIRGVDRKTDDVLWKRYSRARDAFNRRRGSHFAELDRSRAAARKLKEDIVARAEELKDSRDWNATARAFRDLMTEWKQAGRAPRDLDEKLWAAFKSAQDFFFAARNADAEERDREFLDNAAAKDALIAEYDPQIDPAKDLEGARAKLRELQDKWEAIGYVPRSQVREFENKIAALEKRVSDAADTQWRRTDPAAQARAAQFTAKVEEFTAQAEAAEAKGNTKKAEQLRAQAAQWQEWADAAVHAVEDL, translated from the coding sequence ATGACGACAACTCCCACCCCAAAGCCTGGCCCTCGACCCGGCCCACGGCCCGGCGTCACACCCGCAGTTCGTACGCAGGCTGCTGCGCGCCCGACGGTGCACCGTGACCCAACACGATGGGGACGTATTGACGACGACGGTTCCGTCTACGTAATCACTGCTTCTGGTGAACGCCTCATTGGCTCTTGGCAAGCCGGAACCCGTGAAGAGGGGCTGGCGCACTACCACACCCGCTTCGAGGACCTAGTGACCGAAGTGGAATTGTTGGAGAACCGGCTGAAGGCACATCCCGATGATGCCGCTGCTATTCGCGGTAATGCTGAAACACTGCGCGCAACGCTGCCTACTGCTGCCGCCATTGGTGATCTGGACAGCCTGGACACCCGCCTTGCTGGTGTGATCCGTGACTCCGAATCAGCCGACGAGAAAGTCAAGGCTGATCGTGCGCAGCGCCGCGTGGAAGCCACAGCACGCAAAGAAGCCCTTGTCGAAGAGGCAGAACAGATTGGGGAGTCCTCTGAGGACTGGAAAAGCGCCGGTGACCGACTCCGCGAGATTTTCGAGGAATGGAAAACCATCCGTGGCGTGGATCGCAAAACCGATGATGTGTTGTGGAAACGCTACTCTCGGGCACGCGATGCCTTCAACCGGCGGCGCGGATCGCACTTCGCCGAACTTGATCGGAGCCGCGCCGCTGCCCGAAAACTCAAAGAGGACATTGTCGCCCGCGCCGAGGAGCTCAAAGACTCGCGCGACTGGAACGCCACCGCTCGTGCCTTCCGCGATCTTATGACTGAATGGAAACAAGCAGGACGAGCACCACGTGATCTAGATGAAAAACTGTGGGCAGCATTTAAGTCTGCTCAAGACTTCTTCTTTGCAGCACGCAACGCTGATGCTGAAGAACGCGACCGGGAATTCCTCGACAACGCCGCCGCAAAAGACGCGCTGATCGCCGAATACGACCCCCAGATTGATCCCGCCAAAGACCTTGAAGGCGCACGAGCGAAACTTCGTGAGCTACAAGACAAATGGGAAGCCATCGGCTACGTCCCCCGCAGCCAAGTCCGCGAATTTGAAAACAAGATCGCTGCCCTAGAAAAACGAGTCAGCGATGCAGCCGACACACAGTGGCGACGTACCGACCCTGCGGCACAAGCACGGGCCGCGCAATTCACCGCCAAAGTCGAGGAATTCACCGCGCAAGCAGAGGCTGCCGAAGCCAAAGGCAACACGAAGAAAGCCGAGCAGCTTCGAGCCCAAGCCGCACAGTGGCAGGAATGGGCTGACGCCGCTGTCCACGCAGTTGAGGACCTGTAA
- the miaA gene encoding tRNA (adenosine(37)-N6)-dimethylallyltransferase MiaA, which translates to MVTPIAVIGPTASGKSALGIALAQKFGGEVVNVDSMQLYKGMDIGTAKLSIPERMGVPHHQLDVLDVTQTASVARYQQAAIRDVEAIMARGNVPILVGGSMLYVQSLLDAWSFPPTDATVRARYEQRLNDIGITALHNELAAIDPAAAAVIEDKDPRRTVRALEVIELTGKPFAASQPPINQPPRWGTRVLGLRTTTEWLNPRIEQRTHAMFDAGLVEEVKRLVSAGLVADSTAGRAIGYAHVLAAMAGELTWDEAVDRTITGTRKYVRRQKSWFNRDPRTHWIDASGDTYAQALDFLA; encoded by the coding sequence GTGGTAACACCAATTGCGGTGATCGGACCGACGGCTTCGGGTAAATCGGCGCTGGGTATTGCGTTGGCGCAGAAATTTGGGGGTGAAGTGGTCAATGTTGATTCCATGCAATTGTACAAAGGCATGGACATTGGAACTGCGAAACTCAGCATCCCCGAACGCATGGGTGTACCACACCATCAACTTGATGTTCTGGATGTTACACAAACTGCTTCAGTAGCGCGCTATCAGCAGGCCGCGATCCGCGATGTCGAAGCGATCATGGCTCGGGGTAACGTTCCCATTCTCGTTGGTGGGTCCATGCTGTATGTGCAATCGCTTCTCGACGCCTGGTCCTTCCCACCCACAGACGCAACAGTCCGTGCCCGTTACGAACAGCGCCTCAACGATATTGGAATCACAGCGCTCCACAACGAACTTGCCGCCATTGATCCGGCTGCCGCTGCTGTGATTGAAGACAAAGACCCACGACGTACCGTCCGCGCCCTTGAAGTAATTGAGTTGACCGGAAAACCTTTTGCCGCATCGCAACCACCTATCAACCAGCCGCCACGGTGGGGAACCCGTGTTCTGGGGCTTCGAACCACTACAGAATGGTTGAACCCTCGCATAGAACAGCGCACGCACGCCATGTTCGACGCAGGCTTGGTGGAAGAAGTGAAACGTCTTGTGTCCGCCGGTTTGGTGGCTGATTCCACCGCCGGACGGGCCATTGGTTATGCCCATGTGTTGGCCGCAATGGCGGGTGAGCTGACCTGGGACGAAGCCGTGGATCGCACCATCACCGGAACGCGTAAGTACGTGCGCCGCCAAAAATCCTGGTTCAACCGGGACCCGCGAACCCACTGGATTGATGCCTCCGGTGATACGTACGCGCAAGCATTAGACTTCTTGGCATGA
- a CDS encoding Rv2732c family membrane protein: protein MTEQDKPQDTTSPTPEPSKERDRLAAYRGDLAGAERQASQVVSLGRQQVFMGLGMVGFFLSLFLPHSGKVLGLDVLFYSDTAQQYVTTVPERIYMWLALIAAVLLNAATLVTRSALIAYLTWFFSGAAMFYSVFAIWMRQSRPPTEPGVGPSFGLIIGTVSVSVVAAALSFVVLRRNSFQAALAEARREEKHHDHVAAVQEKILADEQATAAFVDDRRSRAAQRRAVGRQAAGGEQPPAENQS, encoded by the coding sequence ATGACCGAGCAAGATAAGCCTCAGGACACCACTTCGCCCACACCAGAACCATCGAAGGAGCGTGATCGCCTCGCGGCCTATCGTGGTGACCTAGCAGGTGCGGAACGCCAAGCTTCTCAAGTGGTGAGTTTGGGTAGGCAACAGGTGTTCATGGGCCTAGGTATGGTGGGGTTTTTCCTGTCATTGTTTTTGCCGCATTCGGGCAAGGTCCTTGGCCTGGATGTGTTGTTTTACTCCGACACCGCCCAGCAGTATGTGACCACGGTGCCTGAGCGCATCTACATGTGGCTTGCACTCATCGCCGCGGTGCTGCTCAATGCTGCGACTCTGGTGACGCGGTCCGCACTGATTGCATATCTCACGTGGTTTTTTAGTGGCGCAGCGATGTTTTATTCCGTCTTTGCCATTTGGATGAGGCAGTCTCGCCCGCCCACAGAGCCTGGTGTTGGTCCGAGTTTTGGCTTAATTATTGGCACAGTGAGCGTGAGCGTGGTCGCTGCGGCATTGTCGTTCGTGGTGTTGCGCCGCAATAGTTTTCAGGCTGCGTTGGCGGAGGCGCGTCGTGAAGAAAAACACCACGACCACGTGGCAGCAGTGCAGGAGAAGATTCTTGCGGATGAGCAGGCCACCGCTGCGTTTGTCGACGACCGCCGCTCCCGCGCCGCCCAACGCAGGGCTGTGGGGCGGCAGGCCGCTGGCGGAGAACAGCCGCCAGCGGAGAACCAGAGCTAG
- a CDS encoding FeoA family protein, with protein sequence MDDFPLITVPIGNECVLSPINSDLIAPDIKRRLAELGLRPGVHVSVVQKTSGGGRVIRIHNTRYALDRRTASSIKVHSVKTGGEQ encoded by the coding sequence ATGGATGATTTTCCTCTGATTACCGTGCCCATCGGCAACGAATGCGTCTTGTCTCCTATTAACAGCGATCTCATTGCGCCCGATATTAAACGAAGGCTCGCGGAACTGGGGTTGCGCCCTGGCGTCCATGTGAGCGTGGTGCAGAAGACCAGTGGTGGGGGGCGTGTGATTCGCATTCATAACACCCGGTATGCCCTCGACCGTCGGACCGCATCCAGCATCAAAGTTCATTCAGTAAAGACTGGAGGTGAGCAGTAG